A section of the Pedobacter sp. HDW13 genome encodes:
- a CDS encoding right-handed parallel beta-helix repeat-containing protein — protein MKISKIFYLKNFFLLVMMLLCFNVSTAQGNRSLRGADHPEKSSSARDIYVALNGKNSNNGTLNEPVNTIQRGLELVKPGFTVFVRSGTYKEKLNFPRGGQKDKVITLKPYRMERVIVSGEGLSVSGSEALVSVSGVNYIVIERLDICNFKSAAAFVNVDGIAVKAGSSNITLRKNRIYNIENNASAEMGRSGHGIHVIGNTAVVMTKILVEENEIFDCNTGYSENLTINGYVDGFEVRKNKVYNGENIGIVAAGGYAANINPAYNYARNGIIADNEVFNLDGKTGPIPAFKDHNGAIGIYVDGARNIIVERNLIKDCGRGIGIVSETNNFPTQECTVRNNLVSSCSLAGIYLGGYVGYTGGGTYNCFVVNNTIYCNNKDLGYSNEVEGELRLTEHCYNNVIKNNLIYARPKDLLIHKYSSTGSGNTIDHNTYYTTGQPQWIWDSTSGNPVGFRDWKKNSGQDANSILKIVSPKFYSNLSRKWKRFQQSKI, from the coding sequence ATGAAAATATCAAAAATATTTTATTTAAAGAATTTCTTTCTTTTGGTGATGATGTTGCTATGCTTTAATGTTTCGACTGCACAGGGCAATAGGAGTTTGCGGGGGGCTGACCATCCTGAAAAATCATCATCCGCCAGAGATATTTATGTTGCGCTTAATGGAAAGAATTCAAATAATGGAACCTTGAATGAACCTGTAAATACCATTCAGAGAGGATTAGAGCTGGTAAAACCTGGTTTTACTGTTTTTGTGAGGTCCGGGACATATAAAGAGAAACTGAACTTCCCCAGAGGAGGGCAAAAAGATAAAGTAATTACTTTAAAGCCATATCGGATGGAGCGTGTGATTGTAAGCGGTGAAGGGCTTTCAGTATCGGGTAGTGAGGCATTGGTTAGTGTAAGCGGAGTAAACTATATCGTTATTGAAAGACTTGATATCTGCAATTTTAAAAGTGCAGCAGCATTTGTAAATGTGGATGGTATAGCAGTAAAGGCTGGTTCAAGCAACATTACCTTAAGAAAGAACAGAATATACAATATTGAAAATAATGCTTCGGCTGAAATGGGCAGAAGCGGGCATGGTATACACGTGATTGGAAATACGGCTGTTGTCATGACAAAAATTTTAGTAGAAGAAAACGAAATTTTTGACTGTAATACAGGCTATAGTGAGAACTTAACGATAAATGGTTATGTAGATGGTTTTGAAGTCAGAAAAAATAAGGTTTATAATGGCGAAAACATAGGGATTGTGGCTGCTGGTGGTTACGCAGCTAATATCAACCCAGCATATAATTATGCACGTAATGGTATTATCGCGGATAATGAAGTGTTCAATCTTGATGGTAAAACTGGTCCAATACCAGCTTTCAAAGACCACAATGGGGCTATCGGGATTTACGTTGATGGTGCCAGGAATATCATTGTAGAAAGAAACCTGATAAAAGATTGTGGTCGTGGAATCGGTATCGTTAGCGAGACCAACAACTTTCCAACCCAGGAATGTACCGTTAGGAATAACCTTGTTTCTAGCTGTTCGCTTGCCGGGATTTACCTGGGCGGATATGTTGGTTACACAGGTGGTGGCACCTATAATTGTTTTGTGGTCAACAATACCATTTATTGTAATAATAAAGACTTAGGCTATTCAAATGAAGTTGAAGGGGAACTCAGGCTAACCGAACACTGCTACAACAATGTAATAAAAAATAATCTGATCTACGCCCGGCCTAAAGACCTGCTGATTCATAAATATAGCTCAACAGGAAGCGGAAACACTATCGATCATAACACCTATTATACTACTGGTCAACCACAATGGATTTGGGATAGTACAAGTGGCAACCCAGTTGGTTTCCGGGACTGGAAAAAAAATAGTGGACAGGATGCCAATTCCATCTTAAAAATAGTTAGTCCTAAGTTTTACTCTAATTTAAGCAGAAAATGGAAAAGATTCCAACAATCAAAGATATAG
- a CDS encoding LacI family DNA-binding transcriptional regulator has product MEKIPTIKDIARRLNIDPSTVSRALRGHPSIGLVTTMRVNKIAKELNYHPNQNAVFLKQGKTFTIGIVLPDISEAFYCTALSEIECYSHRKNYNVIFAQSFEDPEREKQILNNMKNHRVDGILIAVTKSTEDAGQFEEFKRYNIPVVVLDNRNIVADKPYPAIEHLFSILEFQQLPGLKV; this is encoded by the coding sequence ATGGAAAAGATTCCAACAATCAAAGATATAGCCAGACGACTAAATATCGATCCATCAACTGTATCCAGAGCACTTCGCGGACATCCAAGCATTGGTCTGGTTACCACAATGAGGGTTAATAAAATAGCCAAAGAACTAAACTATCATCCCAATCAAAATGCAGTATTTCTTAAGCAAGGAAAAACTTTTACCATAGGAATTGTACTACCCGATATTTCAGAAGCTTTTTATTGTACTGCCTTGAGTGAAATAGAATGTTACTCACACCGTAAAAATTATAATGTAATTTTCGCTCAGTCATTTGAAGACCCTGAGCGAGAAAAACAAATCCTTAATAATATGAAAAACCATCGGGTAGATGGTATATTGATTGCTGTTACCAAATCTACCGAGGATGCCGGGCAGTTCGAAGAGTTCAAAAGATACAATATTCCTGTAGTCGTTCTAGACAATAGGAATATTGTAGCAGATAAGCCATATCCGGCTATTGAGCATCTATTTTCAATTTTAGAATTTCAGCAACTACCTGGTTTAAAGGTTTAG
- a CDS encoding alpha-N-acetylglucosaminidase, whose amino-acid sequence MRKFHYLILLLLPLNLLAQQFKPVQDLIKRRVPWLENQIVFKSLKSNQRDLIELQSIGNKVVISASGPNAAAVGLNWYLKYFCHRSMSHMGDNLAPVSPIPAVKNVITLEAPAQYRYALNYCTYNYTMSFYDWKDWEHELDWMALNGVNLMLTVTGMETVWQNTLKQIGYSNQEIDDFLVGPAYTAWWLMGNIQGWGGPMPQSQIDGRKILQKRIIERMRAFGIEPVLQGFYGMVPSSLKSKSKAAIIDQKTWGAFKRPDILTPGNPDFSRIAAIYYKELQQAYGKNIRFFAGDPFHEGGITDGIDLSMAGHSIQVEMQKSFPGSTWILQGWQDNPKQHMLEGLDKSHILVQELFGEFTNNWEKRNGYDATPFIWCVVNNFGERPGLYGKLQRFADEVNRIEKSPYQNLLKGVGIMPEGLNNNPPVYDLMLELGWRKDHVDVKKWLTNFTRYRYGGSNNHIDDAWQGFLETIYQSIPGYQEGASESVFCIRPALDSLPVSHWGTRLRNYDAVKFKKAALEFAEAGPEFQHSDTYQIDLINLMRQILANDGELVFKAMTKAYKEKNTKQFKLFSDQFLNMIRLTDELLSTHPYYQLNTYKTQALNLGKTKQEKELNIKNAMMLITYWGENVRNEDNLHEYAYKEWGGLMKDFYLVRWEMYINYLKGNLEGKTMQAPDFFIWERAWVNQNLEIKAQSQSKPLNQVVAEILKLKIDAQ is encoded by the coding sequence ATGCGAAAATTCCATTATTTAATTTTACTCTTACTTCCTTTAAACCTTCTAGCCCAGCAGTTCAAGCCTGTACAGGATTTGATTAAACGAAGAGTGCCATGGCTAGAAAATCAAATTGTTTTTAAGTCTCTTAAAAGCAATCAGAGAGACCTTATCGAATTACAAAGCATAGGAAACAAAGTGGTTATTAGTGCTTCTGGCCCCAATGCTGCTGCAGTTGGGTTAAATTGGTATTTAAAATACTTTTGCCATCGTTCTATGTCGCATATGGGAGATAACCTTGCTCCTGTATCACCAATTCCAGCAGTAAAAAATGTAATCACTCTTGAGGCACCAGCCCAATACCGATATGCTTTAAACTACTGCACCTATAATTATACCATGAGTTTTTATGATTGGAAAGACTGGGAACATGAGCTCGACTGGATGGCTTTGAATGGTGTAAATCTAATGCTTACGGTAACCGGGATGGAAACCGTGTGGCAAAATACATTAAAACAAATCGGATATTCTAATCAGGAGATTGATGATTTTTTAGTTGGCCCAGCCTATACCGCATGGTGGCTTATGGGAAACATACAAGGCTGGGGAGGCCCGATGCCCCAAAGCCAGATTGATGGGCGTAAAATACTGCAGAAAAGGATAATAGAACGAATGAGAGCATTCGGAATAGAACCTGTACTTCAAGGTTTTTATGGCATGGTTCCAAGCTCTTTGAAAAGCAAATCTAAAGCTGCAATCATCGATCAAAAGACCTGGGGAGCATTCAAGCGTCCGGACATCTTAACTCCAGGCAACCCTGACTTTTCCAGGATTGCAGCAATATATTATAAAGAACTGCAGCAGGCATACGGCAAAAATATCCGTTTTTTTGCTGGTGATCCATTTCATGAAGGTGGGATTACCGATGGTATAGATTTAAGCATGGCAGGCCACTCTATTCAGGTTGAAATGCAAAAGAGTTTTCCTGGATCAACCTGGATTTTGCAGGGTTGGCAGGACAATCCCAAGCAACATATGTTAGAAGGGCTCGATAAATCGCATATACTTGTGCAGGAATTATTTGGAGAATTCACCAATAATTGGGAGAAAAGAAATGGCTACGATGCTACACCATTTATCTGGTGTGTTGTCAATAATTTCGGCGAAAGGCCAGGGCTATATGGTAAGTTACAGCGTTTTGCAGACGAGGTTAACCGCATTGAAAAAAGCCCGTACCAAAACCTTTTAAAAGGCGTGGGGATTATGCCTGAAGGACTGAACAATAACCCTCCGGTTTACGATCTGATGTTGGAACTCGGTTGGAGAAAAGACCACGTAGATGTTAAAAAATGGTTGACCAATTTCACAAGATATCGCTATGGGGGTTCAAACAACCATATTGATGACGCCTGGCAGGGTTTTCTTGAAACAATCTATCAAAGTATTCCGGGTTATCAGGAAGGGGCTAGTGAATCGGTATTTTGTATCCGTCCGGCCTTGGATTCCCTGCCCGTATCCCACTGGGGAACGCGGCTAAGGAACTATGATGCCGTGAAATTTAAAAAAGCTGCCTTGGAGTTTGCAGAAGCAGGTCCTGAATTTCAGCATTCAGACACTTATCAGATTGATCTGATTAACCTCATGAGGCAAATATTGGCCAATGATGGAGAACTTGTTTTCAAGGCAATGACAAAGGCCTACAAGGAAAAGAATACTAAACAATTTAAGTTATTCTCTGATCAGTTCCTCAATATGATTCGTTTAACAGACGAACTGTTATCCACTCATCCTTACTATCAGTTGAATACATACAAAACCCAGGCTTTGAATCTTGGAAAAACCAAACAGGAGAAGGAATTGAATATCAAGAATGCGATGATGTTGATTACCTATTGGGGCGAAAATGTGCGCAACGAGGATAATCTCCATGAATATGCTTATAAGGAATGGGGAGGATTAATGAAGGACTTTTATCTGGTAAGATGGGAGATGTATATAAACTACTTGAAGGGCAACCTAGAGGGTAAAACCATGCAGGCTCCTGACTTTTTTATCTGGGAGCGCGCATGGGTAAATCAAAATCTGGAGATAAAGGCCCAAAGCCAGTCTAAACCTTTAAACCAGGTAGTTGCTGAAATTCTAAAATTGAAAATAGATGCTCAATAG
- a CDS encoding GIN domain-containing protein, producing the protein MKTSFSTLAKSLMAAIVLSTSIFSTTVMATEKQPVKISAPKNFDKVVVSGNVEVTLIQNGTEGISYADDNSGKVKVIQDGTALKITSADNQVAKVTVYVKSIYRVMASDDAVVKTTGKLNVTNLQVLLSGNAVAKIDSKTESLYTVIADRADLKLSGTTQNHSLVMGSTPKLNLDRFAAVNTEMNTPEATIQTAALSK; encoded by the coding sequence ATGAAAACTTCATTCTCAACCCTAGCAAAATCATTAATGGCAGCTATTGTTTTAAGCACTTCAATCTTCTCTACAACTGTTATGGCTACCGAAAAACAACCTGTTAAAATCTCTGCTCCAAAAAACTTCGATAAAGTAGTAGTGAGCGGAAATGTAGAAGTAACCCTGATCCAAAACGGAACTGAAGGCATTAGCTATGCGGATGACAATAGCGGAAAAGTAAAAGTGATCCAGGATGGAACAGCTTTAAAAATTACCTCAGCAGATAACCAGGTAGCTAAAGTTACTGTTTATGTAAAAAGCATTTACCGCGTAATGGCATCTGATGATGCGGTTGTAAAAACAACAGGTAAATTAAATGTAACTAATCTTCAGGTACTTTTAAGCGGAAATGCAGTAGCCAAAATCGACTCGAAAACTGAAAGCTTATATACTGTTATTGCAGACCGTGCAGATTTAAAATTAAGCGGAACTACTCAAAACCATAGCCTGGTAATGGGAAGCACACCAAAATTAAACTTAGATCGTTTCGCTGCTGTAAATACAGAAATGAATACTCCGGAAGCTACAATCCAAACTGCAGCCTTATCAAAATAA
- a CDS encoding dihydrofolate reductase family protein, which yields MRKIRIFEHISLDGIIEHDGDYTYGAWTTPYRSPAGAAMLFEAYGPNFDLLLARHTYDIFSGFWPNAGDFPMANAINAATKFIVTHRPASLEWGPVQGLNEDVVEAIRTLKSTGGPDLIVVGSSTLTSLLLDHGLADEVVLITYPVLLGHGKRLLADTIDARELIFVDSKATPTGLLINTYKHAGALKK from the coding sequence ATGAGAAAGATCAGAATTTTTGAACATATTTCCCTTGATGGTATAATAGAACACGACGGAGACTACACCTATGGCGCATGGACTACACCTTACCGCAGCCCTGCTGGAGCGGCAATGCTTTTTGAAGCATACGGACCAAACTTTGATCTACTACTTGCCCGCCATACTTACGATATATTTAGCGGTTTTTGGCCAAATGCCGGAGATTTCCCAATGGCAAATGCAATAAATGCTGCAACTAAATTTATTGTAACCCACAGACCGGCTAGTCTGGAGTGGGGACCGGTGCAAGGTCTTAATGAGGATGTTGTAGAGGCGATTCGCACACTTAAATCAACCGGAGGACCAGACCTGATTGTAGTAGGAAGCTCGACACTAACTTCATTACTGCTTGACCATGGACTAGCCGATGAGGTAGTACTCATTACCTATCCGGTATTGCTTGGCCATGGCAAACGCTTGTTGGCCGATACTATCGATGCCCGTGAACTTATTTTTGTTGACTCGAAAGCTACACCTACTGGTTTGCTCATCAACACCTATAAACACGCTGGCGCGTTAAAAAAATAA
- a CDS encoding MaoC family dehydratase codes for MVIIDSFEEYSAYLGKQIGESNWHKIEQKQINKFAEATLDFQWIHVDTEKARLDSAFGSTIAHGYLTLSLIPYLWKQIADIRGVKMEVNYGIEKFKFNRPVLVDDQVQLRAKLISISDLRGITKVVIQADLDIMGQTKTAYTGNVIFLYHFN; via the coding sequence ATGGTAATCATTGACAGTTTTGAAGAATATAGTGCGTACTTGGGCAAGCAGATTGGCGAATCAAACTGGCATAAGATAGAGCAAAAGCAGATCAACAAATTTGCGGAGGCAACTCTTGATTTTCAGTGGATACATGTAGATACGGAGAAGGCACGTTTAGATAGTGCATTTGGGTCAACAATTGCCCATGGTTATTTAACCCTATCACTCATTCCCTATTTATGGAAGCAGATTGCAGATATAAGAGGTGTAAAAATGGAAGTAAATTACGGAATAGAGAAGTTTAAGTTTAACCGTCCGGTTTTGGTCGACGATCAAGTGCAACTCCGCGCAAAGTTAATTTCAATTTCAGACCTGAGAGGCATTACAAAAGTTGTAATCCAGGCAGATCTCGATATTATGGGGCAGACAAAAACTGCATATACCGGAAATGTGATATTCTTATACCATTTCAATTAA
- a CDS encoding solute:sodium symporter family transporter yields the protein MNSIAFITFLVVTFLVGLISWFKTRRHKITTSTGLFLANRTLSFTAVGSALFFTNISAAEFVGSSESVYINNMTVMAWGVSSVFAMLIVSEFVIPVYLKGAMSTTPDFLENRYDPATKKLVSFIFLISYMVNLLPIVLYSGAVALNGLFHFSDVWHISYTGSIWILVWCIGLVGSLYSILGGLKAIVISDLVLGICMFTGALLLAYFGLSHVGHGNLQQGIHTILNSKTEHFNSIGTSTDAIPFSTIFTGMILMNLFYWGTEQVIVQQALASSDLKTSQKGIALACAGKLLGPLLFILPGIIAVHMYSKVQNTTEVFSMVVSDVSPPILSGFIAAVIFGAAITSFSPGLNSASTLFILNLYKPYKEKKGTTVTEKSLLRNSKRFEMFASLLAMFIAPLIIFSNDNFYTFMQKMNAAFSIPIFTIMFVGFVTKRVPPIAAKIGLIFCLFGYILTQIFFDTGIHFLHVLALLFISTTVIMLLIGWFYPMQTAYLPQDKGVVDLKPWKNRHWVNALLLIIMVMLFLVFSKLGIAKN from the coding sequence ATGAACTCCATTGCCTTCATTACTTTTCTTGTAGTCACTTTCCTGGTTGGTCTGATTTCCTGGTTCAAAACCAGAAGGCATAAGATAACAACCTCAACAGGCCTTTTTCTGGCTAACCGTACATTAAGTTTTACTGCCGTTGGCAGTGCATTGTTTTTCACCAATATCAGCGCCGCTGAGTTCGTTGGCAGCAGTGAATCGGTTTATATAAACAACATGACAGTAATGGCCTGGGGAGTTAGCTCTGTTTTTGCGATGCTGATTGTATCTGAATTCGTAATTCCGGTCTATCTGAAGGGAGCCATGTCTACCACTCCAGATTTTTTGGAAAACAGGTATGACCCAGCGACAAAGAAACTGGTTTCCTTCATATTTCTGATCAGCTATATGGTGAACCTGTTACCAATTGTGCTCTATAGTGGCGCTGTTGCGTTAAATGGCTTATTTCACTTTTCAGACGTATGGCACATTAGTTACACAGGTAGTATCTGGATACTGGTTTGGTGTATTGGTCTTGTTGGCAGTTTGTACTCTATTTTAGGAGGTTTAAAGGCAATTGTAATCTCCGATCTTGTTTTGGGGATATGTATGTTTACCGGTGCATTGTTATTGGCTTACTTCGGATTAAGCCATGTTGGCCATGGTAATCTTCAACAAGGAATACACACTATCCTTAATTCAAAAACAGAACATTTTAATTCAATAGGTACATCAACCGATGCAATACCTTTTTCAACAATCTTTACCGGAATGATTCTGATGAATCTCTTTTATTGGGGTACTGAACAGGTTATTGTTCAACAAGCTCTTGCCTCCTCTGATCTAAAAACCAGCCAGAAAGGTATTGCCCTTGCCTGCGCAGGAAAACTACTTGGCCCACTCCTTTTTATATTACCCGGAATTATTGCCGTTCATATGTACAGTAAGGTACAAAATACCACTGAAGTGTTTTCAATGGTAGTAAGTGATGTATCTCCGCCCATCCTTAGCGGATTTATTGCCGCAGTTATTTTCGGAGCCGCAATTACTTCTTTTTCTCCAGGCCTTAACAGTGCCAGTACTTTATTTATCCTAAACCTTTATAAACCTTATAAAGAAAAAAAAGGCACAACGGTTACAGAAAAAAGCCTGCTCAGAAATTCAAAAAGATTTGAAATGTTTGCTTCTTTACTCGCCATGTTTATTGCACCGCTGATTATTTTCTCTAATGATAATTTTTACACCTTTATGCAGAAAATGAATGCAGCTTTCAGCATTCCTATCTTTACCATTATGTTTGTTGGTTTCGTAACCAAAAGAGTGCCTCCAATTGCTGCGAAGATAGGGCTCATATTTTGCCTGTTCGGCTACATCCTTACTCAAATATTTTTTGATACGGGTATTCACTTCTTACATGTACTGGCTTTACTTTTCATTTCGACAACCGTAATTATGCTCTTAATTGGCTGGTTTTACCCCATGCAAACTGCTTATTTACCCCAGGACAAAGGCGTTGTAGATTTAAAACCATGGAAAAACCGCCACTGGGTTAATGCCCTTCTACTCATCATCATGGTAATGCTGTTTTTGGTGTTTTCTAAATTAGGCATTGCAAAAAACTAA
- a CDS encoding winged helix-turn-helix domain-containing protein — protein MLTIFEKIQELEEIPSYSKHEQFVQGIINAIDEKIISKGAPLPSISVLIKNLGFARETIMKGYRELISRGIVESKSRLGYFVANDDTEQTLKVALLMYLIDSFQEQFYRNFRNELGPNVHIDVFFHHGNITVFETMLDMIKGKYGVYVISPIPHPKTKQLLETLPGNKLIMFDRYEPLEGEFNFITQEFEQSTYKVLSELAETIMKFDEMILFHTPGSLDPIEIIKSFKKFAKDFKVNTRILNEYKPGSVEKGKVYFTLDNSEIWKIMKDCEIKHLEIGEDIGILSHNDEIVKEIVGGGLTTYSADFSLMGKKVAQAILKKEKVQEIIPTVLIRRKSL, from the coding sequence ATGCTCACTATTTTTGAAAAGATTCAAGAACTCGAAGAAATACCATCCTATTCCAAACATGAACAGTTTGTTCAGGGCATCATTAATGCGATCGATGAAAAAATTATCTCAAAAGGCGCCCCACTCCCTTCGATAAGTGTATTGATCAAAAATTTGGGCTTTGCAAGGGAAACGATTATGAAAGGTTACAGAGAGCTGATTAGCCGGGGAATAGTAGAATCTAAAAGCAGACTCGGGTATTTTGTAGCAAATGACGACACAGAACAAACGCTTAAGGTAGCCCTGCTTATGTACCTCATTGACTCTTTTCAGGAGCAGTTCTATAGAAATTTCAGAAATGAACTTGGGCCGAACGTACATATTGATGTGTTTTTTCACCATGGTAACATTACCGTGTTTGAAACGATGCTTGACATGATTAAAGGGAAGTATGGTGTGTATGTTATCTCGCCGATTCCCCACCCAAAAACAAAGCAGCTGCTGGAAACCCTGCCTGGCAACAAACTTATCATGTTTGATCGATATGAACCCTTAGAAGGTGAATTTAATTTCATTACCCAAGAATTTGAGCAATCCACTTATAAGGTACTTTCTGAACTTGCAGAAACAATAATGAAATTCGATGAAATGATTCTTTTTCATACGCCAGGCTCACTGGATCCTATTGAAATTATTAAATCCTTTAAAAAATTCGCCAAAGATTTCAAAGTAAATACCAGGATACTAAATGAATACAAACCCGGCAGTGTGGAGAAAGGCAAAGTTTATTTCACGTTGGACAATTCTGAGATATGGAAAATCATGAAGGACTGTGAAATAAAGCACTTAGAAATTGGAGAAGACATAGGTATCTTATCTCATAACGATGAAATTGTTAAAGAGATTGTTGGTGGTGGTCTTACCACTTATTCAGCAGATTTCTCGTTGATGGGCAAAAAAGTAGCACAGGCCATTTTGAAAAAAGAGAAAGTGCAAGAAATTATCCCTACAGTATTGATCAGAAGAAAATCCTTATAA
- a CDS encoding RagB/SusD family nutrient uptake outer membrane protein, whose product MKNKILICCYILCAIMTSCKKDVLNKTPLDSYTDQSVWNDLSLAEAFTNNLYNILPNAEHNWDNTTNRTWALSSASDEAYNKFDDYNASVMNSGTLTPDNLGNFDIWAPTYGIIQNCNIFLSKIDNVPGDAALRDRLKGEVTYLRAYAYFKLIRDYGGVPLIKQPFDLNSSFEISRSSYDECSNFISDELDKASELLKKQSSTTYGRVTTAAALALKSTVLLYAASPQWNTTNDLAKWKRASDAAKAVIDLPFQLFKGNYADLFTTKNSELIMVRLTNKKYMWSAFQGVEMFLSASGYHGWASFAPSQNLVDAFGTLDGKDITDPSSGYNPQQPYLNRDPRFYHDIVYDGRPYGKPEFFKDRYNVGSTNAAEFYEGGLDSPQGWDKWNNSVTRYTFRKYCDTTYNFNNETQTNKFWVISRLSEIYLNYAEAQFYLGNNGTAIQYLDLIRERAGIKNKLPSTLAGTNLENKIRNERQIELCLEGHRYYDVRRWKIASITENKPLMGVIITKNGNASKNYNYTQVQTRVFKPQHYLLPIPKSEINRTKLNQNPGY is encoded by the coding sequence ATGAAAAATAAAATACTCATCTGTTGTTATATCCTATGCGCTATAATGACTTCCTGCAAAAAGGATGTCTTAAATAAAACACCACTTGATTCTTATACAGATCAATCGGTATGGAATGATTTAAGTCTTGCAGAAGCTTTCACAAATAATCTCTATAACATCCTGCCCAATGCTGAACACAACTGGGATAATACCACCAACAGGACATGGGCTTTATCTTCAGCCAGTGATGAAGCGTACAACAAATTTGACGATTACAATGCATCGGTGATGAATTCAGGTACTTTGACACCAGACAATCTGGGGAATTTTGACATCTGGGCCCCAACCTATGGCATTATTCAGAACTGTAATATTTTTTTATCGAAGATTGATAATGTTCCAGGTGATGCAGCACTACGCGACAGATTAAAAGGTGAAGTAACCTATTTAAGGGCATATGCCTATTTCAAATTGATCAGGGATTATGGAGGTGTTCCCCTAATCAAACAACCCTTTGATCTGAACAGTAGCTTTGAAATCAGCCGCAGCAGCTATGATGAATGTTCAAATTTCATCTCTGATGAGTTGGACAAAGCTTCAGAACTGTTAAAAAAACAAAGTTCAACTACTTACGGCAGGGTTACTACTGCCGCAGCGCTTGCATTAAAGTCTACAGTTCTTTTATATGCAGCCAGTCCACAGTGGAATACAACTAACGATCTGGCGAAATGGAAAAGAGCCTCGGATGCAGCCAAAGCAGTAATCGATCTGCCTTTTCAACTATTTAAGGGGAATTATGCTGATCTTTTTACAACTAAAAATTCAGAACTGATTATGGTGCGGTTAACCAATAAAAAGTATATGTGGAGCGCTTTCCAGGGGGTAGAAATGTTTTTATCTGCCAGTGGATACCATGGATGGGCTTCGTTTGCCCCGAGCCAAAACCTGGTAGATGCATTTGGAACACTGGACGGTAAAGACATCACCGATCCGAGCTCAGGTTACAATCCGCAGCAGCCTTACCTCAATCGCGATCCTCGCTTTTATCATGATATCGTTTATGATGGAAGGCCATACGGGAAGCCTGAATTTTTTAAAGACAGATACAATGTGGGGAGCACCAATGCAGCTGAATTTTATGAGGGCGGATTAGACTCGCCCCAGGGCTGGGACAAATGGAACAATAGTGTTACCCGCTATACCTTTAGAAAATATTGCGATACCACCTATAACTTCAATAACGAAACCCAAACCAATAAATTCTGGGTTATTAGCCGGTTAAGCGAAATTTACCTGAACTATGCCGAAGCCCAGTTTTATCTTGGCAATAATGGCACAGCAATTCAATATTTGGATTTGATTAGGGAAAGAGCAGGCATAAAAAACAAGCTTCCGAGCACCTTAGCAGGTACAAACCTTGAAAATAAAATCAGAAATGAAAGACAGATTGAACTCTGTTTGGAAGGGCACCGTTATTATGATGTGCGTAGATGGAAAATTGCCAGTATAACCGAAAACAAACCATTAATGGGTGTAATAATCACTAAAAATGGTAATGCCAGCAAGAATTACAACTATACCCAGGTACAAACAAGGGTATTTAAGCCCCAACATTATTTGCTGCCTATCCCCAAAAGTGAAATTAACCGGACCAAGCTAAACCAGAACCCGGGCTATTAA